The sequence TTTTTCATGTGGATATATTATTGAACCCCTTGAAAAACAAGGGTAAAGTTCATGCCGGAAACAAGACCAAGTCAATTATTCCGTCAAAGAGCTTTTGTGATATTTTGTTATAATTATTTATGATTTAATTGAGGCTTAATTATCTGATAGTTACCACTTAAGTGCATGATAGCAAACAGATAGAGCAATCCGTCGTAGTACGGATCAAAATAACCATCCTCATAGGGTTCGAGTTTCGCATTCCACAATGCATCCACAAACTTCCAGCTTTTGGTCTGTGTCCCCATAATAGATGCGGCAGCAGCAGTAGCAACAAAGCCTATGGAGTGACGTAATTTTTTAAATCCTCCGGCTTGCAAGATAAACTCAGGACGGGTTCCATCCATATTATACTGATCCACAAATGAATCAAGTCCTTCTTTAAACAGAAAGTTCTGTATTCTTTTGGAGTAATCTTGTTGCCATTTATTGTCTTTGGCAAACCAGGAATAATCCATCGCAATATTCATCGGCACTCTCCAGGAATCATATCGGAAAGCCGCCGGCATCCAACGGGTAGAACGGATTTTGCCGTCAAAATCGGTGTAGTCGGCATTCAACCCTGTAACAGGATGACATGCCTTATGAAGATAAACTCTGGCTGAATCGGCACAATCGCGATAAAACTGCTCGTGCCCGTCTTTGCCATACTCAGCCCAAATTTCAAAAAAAGCAGGTAAATTGTAGGAAGGATCGGTCCAATTATATCCATAATTGTCCGGAGTAAAAGTAATGAGCTTATGTTCGACGTTCATAATGTTTTTCACGCCTCCTGTACCATTTTTACTCCACATGGCATCAAGAATTTTTCTGGCTTCGGCATAGTAATTTATACCTGTATCATTGCCCCAACGATTGGAGGCAAATAAGAGATCTGTTATAAAGTAGAGTTCACCATCAGATGCAGATCCCTCTGAGTTATGTTTCAAAGTTTTAGGATCGACACTCCATGCAAAATAAGCATCATGGGGTCCACCATGATGTTGCAGGCATTTACTTGTCCATCTCCAGATACGGTCGAAAACGTCTTTTTTATTCAGTTGCACAGCAACCATCATACCGTACGAAAGACCTTCTGTACGCGCATCATGATTTTTAACATCCGAGACATAGGCCATAGAATCGCCCACCTCAAAATAAACTTTATTAGGACCTTCAAACACATCATAATATGCCTTTGCCAATTTGGCGTTAATATCTGCCTGTTTATAACCAGCATCCTTAAACACATTACGATACTTGCCTGTTTTCCAGGCTCCTTTAGACCATGGAGTCATTTCTCCTCTGGAATCTTTAACTTCTTGTTTTAAATTAGTAACTGTGTTCTGTTGTCCATACATTATCCCGAACATCAAGGACGTAAAAAAAATAAGAGATCCAATCTTTTTCATTGTTTATTGTTGTTTTTCAAAAGTATATAAAAACGCGCCATAAAACCATCTTGGCTCGTTGTTTCATTTATTCAAAAAAATAATAAAGAGACCTCTACCTCACGTAGAGGTCTCTTTTAAAAACCTTTCTAATTAAACTACAGTCTTAGTTCCAAACTAATACCTATATCTTGGACACAAAATATGAATTTTCACACATCAATTTTTCACATCAATAACCTGTCAAGATATTGCAAAAGGTTTTATTCGTAATTCACATCTAAATGCTCTATATCTGCAATTTCATAGATTGAATATCAATTCCCGATTCAACTTATTCTTTGACTGCTCCATTCAAGACTATACACGAACTCTTTATTTTATGTTTCATATATAGCCTGTGGTTGCACTATAAATCAATCAGAATTTTATTTTTCTCTTTGTCCTAAGGATTAAAAACAGATCTTTGTCGGATATCGGAATATCAAATTAAAAGAAAGGAAAGAGTAGCCATTCCAAACCTTTGTAACGGCTATCTTCCCTTTCTTTCTTAAAGCGTCAAGTAAACATTACTATTTCTGATAGATGTTCTAAACAATGTCTTAATTATTTATAAGCATCATTCTGATCACACAATGGGTTTTTCAACAATTCTTGTGTCGGAATTGGCATATCCATTTTTGCCGGTACATAGTTAAATGTACGGTTTGTCTGCCAAGCATCCTGAACTTTTGGATCTGTATTAGGATATCCTTGATTTTGAGGATAATCATGATTGATATGATCTTCCATAAAACCGGAACGAATTAAATCCTGAGCAAGACACCATTCAGCATTGAACTCTTTACGACGTTCCATTCCGAGGGCAACGAGCCATACAGGAGAAGTAAAGTTTTTAGCTGATTTAACCTGAGTATAATAGGTCTTGGCATCAGGCACTGTCACAGCTGTTTCATTGAAAGGTTGCGGATAGTCTGTTGGCACAACGGCTTTCTTGTCTCCCTTACCTATATAGAAACTTGCGATTTGCTGATAGTATGGCAGGTAAGTAGCCGTCAAAGTAGCTTTTTTGCCTACTTCCTGATTCCCGAATGCACGATCACGAATCTGGCTGATATAACCCCATGCTGTTGCATCATCAGCACCGTTCAAATGGAAGAGACATTCTGCGTAGTCCAACAAAACGTTTGAATAACGTTTGTAATAAATTTGTTGAGGGCCCCACATCGCATTCCAGTCGGCACGACAAGTTCTCCAGTATTTCAAACTCCAGATGGCAGGTGCTGCTTCACCATCCTTATAATAATGGTAGTGAGAGGTCAAACCGTCATCGGTTACAATACTTTGCTGTAAATATGGGTTGTAGCCATAAGTTGTAGCCGATTTCCATTTAGGATCGATACCAGGAACAGCGCCGGTAATACCTGAAGCATCACGGCGTTTGTCGCCTTGTTCATACGAGCTCCACCATTCCCAGGAAAGATACAGAGAACCCCAACCACCGGCTGCAGGACAAGCGGTAAAATAGGTAACCCATGCATGAGCATCGGTCAGGTTTGCCCAACTGTTCCACTGAGATCCCTGATCGAGAACTTCTTCCCAGATACACTCTTTGGTCCAAACTGCACCCGGATCAAACAACGTAGTAAATGAAGGATTCAATTCATATTTCTTACTGTCAATTACTTGTTTCAAAGCATCTGCTGCCAGTTTATAGTTGTCAGTTGCCTGATCAGGAACGCGATAT comes from Paludibacter jiangxiensis and encodes:
- a CDS encoding RagB/SusD family nutrient uptake outer membrane protein, which encodes MKSISKILFTVGSLLLLLGLNSCGDSYLNVDHYSLLPADQMFKSDKDAQAGLVGCYDMMLPVSETDGDWGFKPNLFIGGHPTMDTQATGWDKDWNTQNWNADTPELLSGWRHCYKAISRCNDFLAGLGAATNITPSLKTSLDGQARCVRAFFYMWLAKAFGRVPMLATGENYINSPQKARAKTYTEMWDFIINDLKAAVTELDWDPLNGEYGRCTKGFALSYLGEAYMWKAYRVPDQATDNYKLAADALKQVIDSKKYELNPSFTTLFDPGAVWTKECIWEEVLDQGSQWNSWANLTDAHAWVTYFTACPAAGGWGSLYLSWEWWSSYEQGDKRRDASGITGAVPGIDPKWKSATTYGYNPYLQQSIVTDDGLTSHYHYYKDGEAAPAIWSLKYWRTCRADWNAMWGPQQIYYKRYSNVLLDYAECLFHLNGADDATAWGYISQIRDRAFGNQEVGKKATLTATYLPYYQQIASFYIGKGDKKAVVPTDYPQPFNETAVTVPDAKTYYTQVKSAKNFTSPVWLVALGMERRKEFNAEWCLAQDLIRSGFMEDHINHDYPQNQGYPNTDPKVQDAWQTNRTFNYVPAKMDMPIPTQELLKNPLCDQNDAYK
- a CDS encoding glycosyl hydrolase family 8; its protein translation is MKKIGSLIFFTSLMFGIMYGQQNTVTNLKQEVKDSRGEMTPWSKGAWKTGKYRNVFKDAGYKQADINAKLAKAYYDVFEGPNKVYFEVGDSMAYVSDVKNHDARTEGLSYGMMVAVQLNKKDVFDRIWRWTSKCLQHHGGPHDAYFAWSVDPKTLKHNSEGSASDGELYFITDLLFASNRWGNDTGINYYAEARKILDAMWSKNGTGGVKNIMNVEHKLITFTPDNYGYNWTDPSYNLPAFFEIWAEYGKDGHEQFYRDCADSARVYLHKACHPVTGLNADYTDFDGKIRSTRWMPAAFRYDSWRVPMNIAMDYSWFAKDNKWQQDYSKRIQNFLFKEGLDSFVDQYNMDGTRPEFILQAGGFKKLRHSIGFVATAAAASIMGTQTKSWKFVDALWNAKLEPYEDGYFDPYYDGLLYLFAIMHLSGNYQIIKPQLNHK